cctggacaagtcgccaggtcatcacagggctgacacatagacacagacaaccattcacactcacattcacacctacggtcaatttagagtcaccagttaacctaacctgcatgtctttggactgtgggggaaaccggagcacccggaggaaacccacgcggacacggggagaacatgcaaactccgcacagaaaggcccttgccggccacggggctcgaacccaggaccttcttgctgtgaggcgacagcgctaaccactacaccaccgtgccgcccatgatccggatcaccgccaaaatttaatggattgttacttctgcccagtcacacctctggaaaaaatttcagagcagtccgttcattactttttctgtaatgttgctaacagacaaaccaacaaacaaaccaacgctaccgaaaacataacctccttggtggaggtaaagaTGTGGGACCCTGTACTACAACTGTTTCAACGAAAGGACTAATGTGTCGATGACTGTGAAACACCTTGCTGTGTGTATTTCTCATTTTACTCTATTCACTTTGCACAGGttttttaaaatatgtttattgTCATGACTCTGGCCTTTATTTTTTACATGATGAGCTGATCCTGTTCATGTTTTATTTGTTAGTTTTGGGGTGGGTGGagggtcttttttttcttttatctgtTTGTCCTGTGttccccatctcattatctctagccgctttatcctgttctacagggtcgcaggcaagctggagcctatcccagctgactacgggcgaaaggcggggtacaccctggacaagtcgccaggtcatcacagggctgacacatagacacagacaaccattcacactcacattcacacctacggtcaatttagagtcaccagttaacctaacctgcatgtctttggactgtgggggaaaccggagcacccggaggaaacccacgcggacacggggagaacatgcaaactccgcacagaaaggccctcgccggccacggggctcgaacccggaccttcttgctgtgaggcgacagcgctaaccactacaccaccgtgccgccgaaaaacaaacatatattttaaaaaaattatactcgagtaaagtacagatactcaaaaagtgtactgaagtacagtactcaagtaaatgtacttcgttactgtccatctCTGAAAGAAACACATTCATATTCTACTCTAAGGTTGTTTACAACCCAAGACTATTATTTATGTGCATCTGAAAGTAGATAGTACCTTTACATTGGGTTTCTTCAGTTAGGGATGACTGTGTTGTTGCCTTGGATTTAAATTCCTAGAAGAAGACATGTGattaggagggtttttttttctgtatacaGAGAAAGTTATACATTTTCAATAACTCAAGAAAATAGAAGAAATCTCAAGGGATTTTGTGCTGTTGGCAGCAGACGGAATGATGGTGCTTGGGAACAGCACTGTTGACTCATATTTCTGGAGACCCAAAATGAAATGTGTCCAATTGTGTACACATACTGTAAATCTCATTTAGGTTAAAGATAATCACACTCAGTATTAACTCGAAGACAGCATTATGAACAAATTCCAGATTTCTGAATCAGTGTCAAAGTGAAGCTATGAGAGCTGTGTCACTTCCTGGCCATGTTCACTAACCTGAAGAGAAGCCAACTGGCTCAGAATAGGGCTGCTCCCCTGAGCTCCTGAGGAATTCCCATCAGGATCACCCAACTCACACTGACTGTGTTGTGCAGTTCTGACTCCGTTTGCGTTCTTCACTTCAGCACAACCCAGCAGTACCTCAAAGAACTCAAGAAAACTGATCTGCAATGCAGTTCTTACTTTCAGTAAGATCATATCCCAAAACCTTTAATTATAATCTTGATTTATTGCTTTCTTGTTTTCCCCCCGTTTGAAAACGATAACAGGGTTTTACCAAAGTTTTCAGTGACTCCAGACAGTACATGGTTAATGTATCTAGTATTCATTGCTCTGGATTTAAGCACGTTGGGAGCAAAAATGTTGTGTCTGGGGTTTTCAAGGACTAAGCTGCGTTATTACTCATGGCTGTTATGTTTGAAATATGATGTTAACAACAAATCCAACCTCCAAATCCAGGTTACTGTGAGCAGAACTGTAGATTGCAGGATTTTCTAGTGAAATGATCTCCAGTAATCTTCTTGTGGTTAGTGTACAATCAAAGAGACCAAGAACCTGTATGTAAACAATTGATAATTTGTTACATGCGGTTTTATTTAAAATTAGCAGCAGTGATCAAGTCTTTACCTGAAACATCCAAATGAAGTGCCTGGCAGTCATGATGGCAGCGATGGCAGCTGCCTTGACTTTAGGGACAGTCTGATATATCTCCCAGCATCTGTCAATATACTTCTTGCCAGTCACAGCACGAAGAGGGTGGCAGTAAAGATTCCCTGTGTCAGATGTTATATATTACATCATGTGGGGTTTTAACTGATTACATTTCGATGAGatacaatgaaaatgaggcagcacggtggtgtagtggttagcgctgtcgcctcacagcaagaaggtcctgggttcgagccccggggccggcgagggcctttctgtgtggagtttgcatgttctccccgtgtccgcgtgggtttcctccgggtgctccggtttcccccacagtccaaagacatgcaggttaggttaactggtgactctaaattgaccgtaggtgtgaatgtgagtgtgaatggttgtctgtgtctatgtgtcagccctgtgatgacctggcgacttgtccagggtgtaccctgcctttcgcccgtagtcagctgggataggctccagcttgcctgcgaccctgtagaaggataaagcggctagagataatgaatgaacaaTGAAAATGAAAGTAGGTTAGGCAATAGTGAGAACTAGACTGTACTTATGGCCCTGCATAATGAATACCATATTACCTTTTACATTCTTGGCATTGGGAATGATGTTCTGCTTCATGAGCTTAGAAAAACACTCTGCAAGTACACAGCTAGAGGAGAACCTGAACCATGAAAAAAACTATGTAAGATTTTAGCCTGAAACCTTCACATTTTTAGCAGTGATCAACTCTCCACTTTGGAAAAAACAACACTTACTCAAAGTCTCTGTGGTAAAGATGGTATGCTGCAATGACAAGACAACTAATCCACTTTCTCAGGAACATCGTACTAAAAGGTGAATAAACCTCCCCTACAGACGCATCCTCTATAAGAAGACAGAGAAAAATGTCATCAGTTAATCTAGAAAATAAGTTTTTGATGTTGTATATCGTTCTACCAAATCAAACCAAACCGAAGATGTATTTACTGTTAAAAATGTGATCCAACTGCGCCAGTGTTAATCCATGCTGGTGGACACTGCTGTCCTTAAGAAAGCGGCAGAACTGTAGGTAATTGAGCAGGAAAGTGTTGTCTGGAGAGTTCTCGTGTCCAAGACTGCTGTACAGACTGTATATTGGTCTCAGCAATGCAATATGTCTCATAATGGCAGATTCCACCTGAACACATACGAGCATCATCACAGTAATGAGATAACTAACGTTGCATTCTGTCAAAGCTACTGGGAAGTCACAACGTAAGACCTTTAAGAGATAATAATACACCAAATTTTGCACAGtgaatgtccaaaaaaaaaaaccccaaaaaactgtTTCTGAACCCTGAAACATGATTTTACAATCGGGACCACACTGACCTGGCTGAGCTCCTGCTTTCTTTGCGCTTCAGGAATTTGATTTAATAGAGTCTCGATATTCAAAGCCATGTCAGGTCCAAGTAGTGAAGCACTATCACCTTCAGGTTTACCAGGCATTCCACCTAGTGCACATAATGAAATCGTGGAGGATCCTGGGAATTTCGCCATATGGTCATTGATAAACTCCCCTTCATATATACAGCCATTTTTGAAAACAAACTTTCCCTGAAACAAAACATTTCAGTTAATGTCATAGAAAGAaacaatatttctaccttttaggACATAGAAATTGCACAAGGATTTACCTGTCCGTGTTTTTTGTTATCCTTCCAACATCCAGAGTAAACTGCTCCACTTGCATAGACGAATGTTCCTTGACCATGACGCAGGCCTTGAACAAATTCCCCTTTATACTCATTCCTGAGGGGGTACTGAGAGCCAGAAACTCGCCGCAGAAACCATGTGTGTGTCCCGTGTCCATGCTGCAGAAAATATGTAGCTCGATTTACCACATAGACATGGCAATGAGGAATCCAGTGTGCTTGGATGCGATGAATTGCCTAAGACTAGAGACCAGAGAGAGTGACATACCTGAACACCATTTAGCCATTGCCCACTGTATTGCTGACCCAGGTGAATCCATTTCATTGTTCCTTCTCCATGTCTGACACTGTTCTTCCACTGGCCTTCATAAGTATCTCCTGATGGATAGCTAGTGTGAAAGAGTGTATCGATCATTTTCATGTCTTAATAATGTGAGCACTGACTGAAATTTGGAACTGTGGGCATCACCACATACCAGCGAATACCCCAACCTTCTCTTCGGTTGTTTTCCCAATCACCTTCGTACCATGATGTTGCCTCTTGATTGTAATACATTGTTCCCTATGACAATCAGGTTTTGCATTAAATTAAGAAAAGTACATTTACTCAAAAATCTGTGACGTCAAACTCTTTAGACATATTCTTTCCTACCTTGCCATATCTTTGGCCTTTGTTCCATTGCCCTCTGTATACAGTGCAGGTTTTGGGAGATTTGTAAGTTCCAGTGCCATGGCGGATACCATTGCATATGTCTCCTTCATAGGTGCTACAATCTAACCATGTGTATGTCCCATGTCCCATAGGAGCATTGGATTTAAAGTCCCCCTGTAAAATGCAATTAGTGTTAGAAAGTTTGAGTTGGACTATTACTGTAGTGTTTCTACCCTGTAGGAGTAAACACTCCTGTCTCCAGAGGTTAAATTAGAATTAGGAAGTGGGAAGACCTACTTCTTTCAAGGGTGTGGAAATGATTATATCATGTTATTTTACTGGGGTCTAAACGttgataatatccatccatccattaccgcttatcctgtacagggttgcaggcaatctggagcctacctcagctgactatgagcaaaaggcagggtacacccaggacaagtcaccaactcatcgcagggccaacacaaacaaccattcacacctacggtcaatttagagccaccaattaacctaacctgcatgcctttggaccgtgggggaagccagagcacccggaggaaacccatgtagacacggggagaacatgcaaactccacacagaaaggccccccgtcagctaccaggctcaaacccagaaccttcttgctgtgaggcgacagtgctaactatgacaccaccatgccaccacattGATAGTATGTGATTTTAAAATTCAAGTCATTTTTCCCCCCAAGACAGTAATTTAACTAACCTCAGTGGGGTGGCCAGTTCATTAGTTGCATCAAAATAAAATCTAAATGTCTTTTGATGCTTCACCAGGATAAGACAGAAAAGCCAGTAAAATGAAAATATTTtactttaaatatatatatatatatatatatatatattagagtaAAATATTTTCAGTTTACTGGCTCTggtcttgggtggcacggtggtgtagtggttagcgttgtcacctcgcagcaagaatgtcctgtgttcgagcccggtagctgacgggggcctttctgtgtggagtttgcatgttctccccgtgtctgcgtgggtttcctctgggtgctccagtttcccccacaggccaaagacatgcaggttaggccaattggtgactctaaattgaccgtaggtgtgaatgtgaatggttgtttgtctctgtgtcagccctgcgatgacctggcggcttgtccagggtgtaccccacctctcgtccatagtcagctgggataggctccagcttgcctgcaactctgtaaaacaggataagcggctacagataatcgatggatggataatgaatggatggatatatagacacacacacacacaacagttaacaggtgcctcgacAGAAGGAATGGCTTTGACAATTTTAAAGCAGTGTGATGCTGTTTTACATCCTCATCATTCATTGATCTTCAGTAATCACTTGATCCTAGTTAGGCTCATGGTGGATCCAAAAACTGAGAACCTGGGAATCTCAGGAAAATTGGACATGAGGTGGGAACACACACGGAATTAGACTTATTACTGTTCTCCCCATTTTATCATGCTATGACTTACATTTCCATCACAATGATTTCTAGGCATTATTGCTGCCTCACAGTTCCAGGGTTCCTGTTTCAATGCTGAGCTCGGGTTATAGTCTGCATGGCGTTTctgtgcatgttttccctgtgtcaaaGTGGGTTTCTTCCcaactcccaaaaacatgccagtaggtggattagCGATACTAAATTTCCTGTATATATGAATGAGGGTATGAATGTGTGCATTCCCACCTCGTGT
Above is a genomic segment from Neoarius graeffei isolate fNeoGra1 chromosome 14, fNeoGra1.pri, whole genome shotgun sequence containing:
- the rsph10b gene encoding radial spoke head 10 homolog B yields the protein MAEGDQEGMSDRVTDTKLSVNEVENVSALSEASEGPGDRAEPAESPASRTAGETETPAEPEAAAARVLAPSLTQRYEGARSGELFHGEGIAYFRGGHVYKGNFVDGLMHGHGEYTWADGLKYEGDFKSNAPMGHGTYTWLDCSTYEGDICNGIRHGTGTYKSPKTCTVYRGQWNKGQRYGKGTMYYNQEATSWYEGDWENNRREGWGIRCYPSGDTYEGQWKNSVRHGEGTMKWIHLGQQYSGQWLNGVQHGHGTHTWFLRRVSGSQYPLRNEYKGEFVQGLRHGQGTFVYASGAVYSGCWKDNKKHGQGKFVFKNGCIYEGEFINDHMAKFPGSSTISLCALGGMPGKPEGDSASLLGPDMALNIETLLNQIPEAQRKQELSQVESAIMRHIALLRPIYSLYSSLGHENSPDNTFLLNYLQFCRFLKDSSVHQHGLTLAQLDHIFNKDASVGEVYSPFSTMFLRKWISCLVIAAYHLYHRDFEFSSSCVLAECFSKLMKQNIIPNAKNVKGNLYCHPLRAVTGKKYIDRCWEIYQTVPKVKAAAIAAIMTARHFIWMFQVLGLFDCTLTTRRLLEIISLENPAIYSSAHSNLDLEISFLEFFEVLLGCAEVKNANGVRTAQHSQCELGDPDGNSSGAQGSSPILSQLASLQKYESTVLFPSTIIPSAANSTKSLEEFKSKATTQSSLTEETQCKDQGIDPSKPTDTDASGMELNKQTTSSVFIKDTEVTEPPCINMVAEEGRPEEQLENWIKCVHQFFTHTFFPAYEENLVWKKQMQEERQRQATDKRITLEKAKANTKLREQQRAEEEKRAREEEEEGSREEEEEEKSQVFSDLTNSSAALPSPATSSSVDLKQSPTKKKKKK